tcctgtaatCTTGAAAGGtttaaggttcgactcccccaaccccctatttcaaaaaaaaaaaaaaatcatattgaaATCAAACAAATACAAAGAACCACTTCCTTTCTAGATTAAAGCAGTAAACTTGCTGTCCAACCaaagatataataattaatgtaaCTCTCCTTCTAGAATAAAGCTTAGCATAATCTGCAATTTCTTCTTAAACAACTCCAACTttcaaattttagaatattcttAACTAACAATACTATACTCTCACCGGCCAACATCCTACtcaataaaaaattgattaaagttgatcagaaattttaatcaataatctttaactaaaaatatataatagaaaTGAGAGtttaaaagttcaaattttttattaaaattcttaaaaagttaaaaaatagtttcaaatagttaaaaaagtttatttataatgaaaaaaattttaatatgcaaaattataaaaaaatttaaaaaataattaaaatccaaaattaattttctaGACGATAGAATTTTTGTCTCGAACTTTATGATCGACCTGCGATTCTCATTacacttttaaaaattatttattttgaaattttttttttaaaaaatcattatagATTTTTATTGGGTCTCgacagtaaaaaattaaatccaatttaaatttatcgtaaaatctaaaattaattattttgtgtgaaaaatgagaaaattattatttattgaaataataaaattattattaataaggtatgattttaattaaatattaaaaataatttaactttttatttaaaaaaataaaaaattaatgaagattttattgaaaataaaacaaataaaataaaattataataattaatttatatattaattataatggtaaaaaaaaagaaattggacaatattttataacaactaaaaaaataaataaaaattatagaagaaaatattatacatcgattgattttttttaccaTGTAAATATTAATTACATTTCTAAATCTCATTGGATCAGCAAACATAAGCTAATACAAAGAAAGTTGAATCCAAACCCAACATATATatcagtaaattttttaaaatttattttcttcataaaatgatttaatattttcttggaatgaaaaaaaaaattttattttatttttaaatgattcaaatattaaaaagtactaaaagaatatttaaaaaagcaaaaaaaaacttttcaaccttaaatttttaaattaaaataattcaatcaaATCCCTTAGTTTGAAATCAAATTCTAGTGGGGCTTGCAGCTGCCTTTGAAAAGTATATGaggaaattaacaaaattaaagtcGAACAAGTCTCTTGCATGTAAAGCTATTCCTCTAGAGAATATAAGTAATGACAAATTAACAAgtcattttcttttagtctttaaagaTAGTGAGATGCAATGTATAGCCATCTACCATGGACAATAAGGATTATCCTCCTTCTAGAATccactaattaataaatataaaaaaactttagattttacaatataattgtattttatcatcaataattgaatatttttgtatggtattattaatataaagttaTTGTTATACACTATGAAAATACATATTTTGCTTCCATATAATTATGAGATtttagaataatataaatttattattcaaatatttacctttaataaatttaaacacattcattttttatttattatttattaatatacttaGATCGTACATAGATGACTGTTGGACCATTAGCATTTCAGACCATAATCAAACCCTTACATAAGAGTTATATTAGAAATTTATCAGAGTTCATTATGCAAATTGATCCATCAACGCGCAACTCAATCCACAATCGAGCAAGTCGGACCGACCGAAATCCGAACTTATCAAAGTAGGATCTAACTTATCTGACGTGATGAAAGAGTAGGGAAGCTGATCTAACTATATCACAATCCTATTAGAATGAGTATTGAAAGAGAATTAAACGGTAACCTAATGATGATAataaagtaaatatatttatatatatagttttataTAATAGCGATATGTGATATTATAGTAAGATGatgattatatattattaaaaaataataaataaaaaaacataaaaaaaatattaaccatTCAGAATAAATTATCTTACATTCTTTTAAATCTCACCTTTTCAATTTCATAGAATGCTAATAATATAAAAACGATTCAAAAGTAGTCGTCGGCTGCCGATTGCACTCTTCTCGAGCATCCTGAAATCTTAATCTTTCTCACGTCACCGCTTTACAATTAGAGTGGATTCTCGCCAAGAACTTAAAATGAAACCCTGGGCTTTGTATGgtttttagtctttttattGAAATTCTGCGTCTATcaattttctatattataaaaaattgatgtgtattaataaataataataaaaaaataaaaaatatttaagatttattaaatttaaatatttaaatcataaatttacgtttagttttaaaattttacaattatatGTGAATAAAGAAGATACTATTTCATTggtagttttttttaaaaaaataatttaacgaataaaataaatacataaaaatttaaatatctgattataaaaataaagaaactaatttattgaatatattaaaatttaaatattaaattataatttatttaaaattattttattatcaaattaaaattacattgacttttttatatatctattaataaaaaaataatctattaATAACTCTCAtcaaatgaaataataatatatgatttaatattaaaaaataaaaattaattaataaaagtaaatcatttaaaagagaaaaacgataagttatttcaattaaaataccaattatttttttatcgaaCATTGTTTATAATTTGCTTTTAAATCAGGTTTAAAATGAACAGATTACAAGAGTGTGGGTTtagaaaaaacattaaaaaaaaaaaaaaaagagcctaATCGAGAATCTCTTTATATTCGATCCAGCGCAATCCATTCAACCCGAGTCTAGAAACCTCTGGCTCTATAAACCATTGGACATTCGAGCACTCTCTACTCCTGAACCTCACCAAAACTGCTATCAATCTCTAACTAACAGTGATGGGCTCATTTACAATTAGATATAATAAatcgttaaaaaaaaaagacaataaATGTTTCGGAAATAACGCCAAGGATttgaattttcaattaaaatagtcAACTTTTGACAAAGTAACATATGGATAGTAATCGAGTAGAAAATTACATATAACTCCAAATTAAAGATTATCTTTTTGTCATCACACCAAATGGTTTCACACTttgactgaaaaaaaaaaaaaaaaacatgtaaaatggtcataattatataaaattacataaatgcCCTTCAAATTCTAAGCTGCGTTTTCATCACCACGAGGGTAAATgctgattattttattttattttatttttattttttattaatattaggtgaaatttatataaatataaaaaaaacactttaaattttattaaattaaagtatTCAGTTGCCTAAGGCTAGCTTTTCTAGATCAACATCACTTAGCCGGGAGTGCTGTATTTGTTTATACACGTAATCGGCATCATGTTTGTGAACTAAAATTgcctttaaaagaaaaaattcattttaatgtttattcaatattatctaatttaacttattttccgatttaaaaatatatcactcatttaataaatttaaatttattataaaaaaataaaaaatttatctttaatttttttattgataaataattaaatttttttttatctttttagaaCACAGGtatattatcataaaaaaattaaaaaattaattaaatcatttgACAAGTTTTTCCTATAAATGACAACAAAGCCACCAgcgtcatatatatataataaaatctaGCAGTCTAAATTGACCAGCAAGTCCTTGAAATTAAATGATTTGGCAGGTACAGTTGATCTATGCTTGCTTGGACAAAAGAATTAAGGGTTATTTCTCAATTTCATCCTGAATTTATTGAGaactttcaatttaatttatttttattttttatttaaattatttttttttaaattaaaaattaaagacaaaaatttttaaatttatttagatatatttattatcagattAAATATGTgagtatttatttaaattaatttaaaattttaatttaaatttagattaattataaaCTAACACATAGATAAATTacacatttaatttttaaagtatttaaataaaaaataaaataaaataaaataaaataaattaaattaaatatacttTTAGTATTAGCAGGCTGTATTAGTACATGTATTATCCAGTTATAACTTAATAATCGAACGGATCCAACGAATTtcagttaatttttaattaattcgattgctagtggtaatgtaatgtaatcttacagttaaaaagaaaataataaaaaaaaaacaatgttgGTTCAGTTTGGACTAAAAGATTGCTCACCTCTGGTCATCGATATCACTTTCAGTGGTGGATCGGTAATTATTGTTAATCTCAGTGTCATTTCCCAAACCTCAGCTCATACATATCATCTCCTCGCTGGCCAGATTTGAAAGAAGCCGTTAGTTTCTCTGCCCTTTTCCCGGCAAAACTATATCCAACTGCAGCAATCAGCAGTTGCCTGAACCGATTCGAAATGTCCAAACTATCCTCTCCATTTCTGAACCTCTTCCTCCCCTTACTCCTTATGTCCATACCCTACCTTGTAAATTCACAAAGTGTCGAGTCAGAGCAGGACATCCTCTTGAAACTCAGGCAACAACTGAACAACCCACCGTCTCTACGGTCCTGGAACTCCTCGTTCTCCTTCTGCAATTGGACGGGAATTTCCTGCACCGACGGTAAGGTTACCGCACTTTTGCTCGGTAACATTGACATCACGGTAACAATTCCGGCAACAATCTGTGACCTCAGAAACCTCACTGTTCTTGACTTGTCCTATAACTACATCCCCGGAGGGTTTCCAGGAGTTCTTTTCAATTGCTCCAAGCTCCAAAGTTTGGATCTTTCTCAAAATAATTTTGTGGGTTCAATCCCAGATGATATTGATCGCCGGCTTTCAACTCTCAAATACTTGAACCTCGGGGGTAATAACTTTTCCGGTGATATTCCGCCTGCGGTAGGTAACTTAACGGAGTTGCAGTACTTGTACCTGAATTCGAACCTCTTCAATGGGACGTTCCCGAAGGAGATTGGTAACTTGGCCAACCTTGTAGAATTAGGCTTGGCCTATAATGGGTTTCTGCCATCAACAATTCCGGCGGAGTTTGGCAAGCTAAGAAAGTTGACGTTCATGTGGATTAGAGATGCCAATCTGATCGGCCATATCCCAGACAGTTTTGCCAATCTTTCAAGTCTTGAGCACTTGGATTTAGCCGTAAACAATCTGGAAGGTAGTATTCCAGGTGGGTTCTTTACGTTGAAGAATTTGACTTATTTGTATCTGTTTCGCAATGAATTTTCTGGGGAGATTTCCCAGAAAGTAGAAGCATTGAATTTGGTTGAAATCGATCTTGCTATGAACAACTTGACCGGCTCAATACCGGAAGACTTTGGCAAGTTAAAGAATCTGAAACTTCTCAGTCTGTTTAGCAATCAGTTATCTGGTGAAATACCCCCAAGCATAGGCCTTATTTCTACGCTGACGACTTTCAAGATCTTCAACAACAAATTGAGTGGAGTCCTGCCACCGGAACTAGGCCTCCATTCGAAGCTCGAACAGTTTGATGTTTCAACCAATCATTTCAGCGGCCAACTGCCAGAAAATCTTTGTGCCGGAGGTGTTTTGATAGGCGTTGTTGCGTTTTCAAACAATCTCACAGGGAAGGTTCCTCAATCGCTTGGAAGCTGTGATACTTTGAGCACGGTTCAGCTTTACGACAACAACTTTTCTGGTGAAATACCTTCAGGTATTTGGACAGCAGTTAATATGACATACTTGTTGTTAAGTGATAATTCATTTTCAGGACAGCTTCCAAGCTTGCTGGCTTGGAATTTGTCTAGGTTGGAGCTTAACAACAACTTCTTTTCTGGGCCAATTCCTGCTGGGATATCTCGTTGGGTGAATTTGATTGTTTTTGAGGCAAGCAACAATATGTTTTCAGGTGAAATTCCAGTGGAAGTTACCAGCTTGTCTCGTCTTACTACTCTTCTTCTTGATGGTAATCAACTTTCAGGTCAACTTCCGACCAAGATAATCTCCTGGAAGTCACTGAGTACTCTAAATCTCTCAAGAAATGCACTTTCAGGCCAAATCCCTGTAGTGATGGGTTCTTTACCTGACCTGCTTGACTTGGACTTATCTCAGAACCATTTCTCTGGCAAAATCCCGTCCGAGTTAGGCCAACTAAAGCTTGTAATGCTTAACTTGTCCTCCAATCAACTCTCTGGACAAATCCCAGATCAATTTGATAATCTTGCTTATGAGAACAGCTTCCTGAACAATTCTAATCTCTGTGCTATTAATCCAGTCCTTAACCTGCCAAATTGCTATATTAGACCTCGCAGTTCCAACAAAATTTCCTCTAAAGTTCTTGCCATGATTCTTGTTCTTGCCATGACTATCGCCATTGCTACTGCTATATTAACCTTGCTTGTGATTAGAGACTAtctgagaaagaagaaaaaacgtGAACTGTTAACATGGAAGCAGACTTCATTCCATAAAGTGGATTTCACACAAGCAAATATTTTATCAAGTTTGACAGAAAATAATCTGATAGGAAGTGGAGGATCAGGGAAGGTATACCGGATTACTATGAACCATGTAGGAGAATCTGTTGCTGTTAAGAAGATTTGGAACAACAGGAAATTTGATGAGAAAATGGAGAAAGAATTTGTGGCAGAGGTTCAAATCCTGGGAACAATTAGGCACTCAAATATAGTGAAGTTGTTGTGCTGTATTTCAAGCGAGGAATCGAAGCTTCTCGTATACGAGTACATGGAGAATCAAAGCCTCGATAAATGgcttcatggaaagaaaagaagatcaTCATCAGGGACAAACTCAGTTCAGCAGGTTGTCTTGAATTGGCCTAGAAGAATGCAGATTGCCATTGGAGCTGCACAAGGACTATGCTACATGCACCATGACTGCTCACCACCGATCATTCATCGAGACATCAAGTCTAGTAATATCTTGCTGGAttctgaatttgaggcaaaaATTGCAGATTTCGGACTTGCCAAGATTTTAGCTAAGCAAGGAGAAGCTCACACAATTTCTGCTGTAGCAGGCTCTTTTGGTTACATTGCCCCAGGTAAGAGCACAAGCTACCTCCAAAATGCTTTGTCAAGTTCTCAAAAGGTTAACTCAATTTTTCACTATAAAAGCAAAAATGAAGCCTCAGTTTGATATGTTCTTATTGATtattgttatttacttgacttGAATTTTGGGTATATTTTCTTATGAGATGAATTGTGATCCGATCTAAATAGTTTTACTGCGATCCAAATTGGATAAAAGAAAATACTTTTAGAGTTCAGGAGTGATTGTATCTCTCTTTTTCGATCATATTGCGACTTTATTTCTGCTTTTCCTGAAAATAAATCTCTCATGGTCGAACCACGTTAAATATTTCTTGTCTTTTTAATACTTCTTTCAGTGCGTGCATGTGTCCCTAATATCTTGCGATTGTTTCAACAATTGTATTCCAGAGTATGCATATACAACAAAAGTGAACGAGAAGATCGACGTTTACAGCTTTGGAGTTATTCTCCTGGAACTAGTAACAGGAAAAGAAGCTCATATTGGGGATGAGAACACCAGCCTTGCAGAATGGGCATGGAGGCAAAATGCAGAAGGAAAACCTATCATTGATTGCCTGGATGAGGAAATCAAGAAATCAAGTTACCTGGAAGAAATGACGAGTGTATTCAAGCTAGGACTCATTTGTACTAGCACTGTACCGTCTACCAGACCTTCAATGAAAGATGTTTTGCTGATTCTACGTAGATGTTCTATGAGGAATTCTGAAGAGAAGTTGGGGAATGAGTTTGATGTTGCTCCTCTTCTTGGCAATCCTACTTATCTTTCTAGTTACAAGCGAAGTAAGAGAGTATCAGACTTCGAATTCGATAGCAGCTTAGATTACAGTGTATGATGTCTGAAAATAGTGTTGCTCCTGTCTTTATTTGTAAGCAAGTTTTGCTGCCAATTTTCTTACAATTGAATAGccatgtctttttttttttttttttcccaaaagTTTCTGCTTATTTCCCCAGGGgagaattttttcaaaaaaaaaaaaaaaaaaaaaaaatgccagGTGAGAATAGAAGAGGGACTAGACAGAGTTTTGGCCTATTTTCTTGTGTGTATACAActctaagaaaaataatttattttagttattgacactcaaaaaattatttagatttttaatatataaatataataatataactaTTCCAAAGAGAAGTTCTAAGGAGCTCTCTCTAGTTAGAACTCCTATTTAtcttttatgttattttttaaaatttttttactttttaatttttctctttatttaatattaggttaattaattatttacctATCCTTTGATCTTCCAtttttaggggtgagcagtattcggttcaaatcgaaaaaaccgatcgaaccgaactgatttaaaaatttagttcggttttttatatatttcggttcggttcggtttttaatttcaaaaatttcggttatttcggttcggttcggttttgatcagaaaaaaaccgaaaaaatcgaaccgaaccgattagtaataataatatatttttttaataatatatagaaattaaatcatattaaaattaaaatattttaattaaattttaaaatattaaaaataaagtgtaaaaaataaaaaaattattaaaaattgaaaccgatcaaaccgaaccgaaccgaatcgaatcagaccggttcggtttgattcgatttctgaccaaaatcggttcggttttcataaacactcaaattttaattttcgatttattcggttcggttcggttttgaaccgaaccgaccgaatgctcacccctatccATTTTTCTCATATTCATACTATTGGAAATCGTAACGATCTTtacctatattttttttaaaattattttttttaaattaaaaattagagatcaaaaaataaaatctaaaacctctcaaatttatttagatacacttaaaatcaaattaatcagattaaatttgtaaattcaaattcatttcttttatattttttggtcttttatcattttttattatgattttatttttttccttttattttcatcTCAATTATATAGTAtgctaattattaaatataatattacctctatcttgtaatttttttattttaattttttatatatgttaaaaaatattttttatcttttaaaaatattaaattttattaaatattaaaaaatattttaaatttttatttaaaaaaaattaataagaaattgTATTACAAATTAATAGgattaaattaaataggattgtataattaatttatatattaattataatatgaaaaagtaaagtaataataattttgaaataattaaaaaaataaaaaaatttatgagaTGAAAGAAGTAATAattatcttaatattttttatttttttaaatttattttcattatttttaataaattatatatatacattttttattttttattattaataaaactactattaattaaaattatttaaaaaaatatttaatataattttatttttataacaaaacaaaaatgaaaaattcaataaataacaTATAGTGAAATTTCATTAATACTAGAAAGATACTCGAGCCATGTGTCAATATCGAAgttttaacatataaatttataaatagttcatagattatttatcttaatacatataaaatttatttaaaatttatgaatcaTTGTCCTTGCGCTGTGGTCCTGTAAAaggtaaataaatttaaataaattattataataatataagttaaatatacataataaaaatgaaaaaaaaatattttacataccttgctttttttttttttactttttttctgCAATATTTacatgtttaatttttaaataaaaatttaaaaataatttatccaaATTTGAAATAGTTTATAACATACTcaaatttcactttttttttcataGTTGATTTAATTTGGTTTAAAGTGAAACTATCTAATTGTTTTAAATCTGATAAGCATTAAAATTGAGAAGAATTAATACTCAAAACATGTGGAAAATTACAGCTATCTTCAGGAGTGGATGGATCAAGCTTTCTTGtgaatattttctttaatatttttaaaaacggATGTGGAAAAATAATGCAATATCTATAAAATTCAGGGACacttaaaaagtattttttattcgaGGATTTAATatcacttaaaatatttttttccacATTATATAATTTGGTGACAACAAAAGGAATTGAGTAATCTCTATTGTATCTTCAacaacaatttcaatttatacctataaataaaatattcaaagagaaaaaaaaatatattctttatttttaataaataatattaatataaataaatactaaAGAATCAGTGTTTCTTTTAACATGAAAACTATTCATATTAATCAGTCGCTTTGCATGTCAACTtggtattttatttatatttaaaaaactactaaatttaaaagatttatttaataaatttattaaataaaatatattaagtttATACTTTTTTGTGTGGATATCTTAAGAGAAAAACTATTGAATAGTCTTTctgttggttttttttttttttttttgcttttaaattaaattgttagcTTCTcacttagtttaatttttttaatttttttatcgtaTTTTCTGAAACGCTACatttttaaaacatgaaaaaataaattaataatagtgAAAAAGGAAGAATCATTAATTAAAACAAAGTGTAAAGTCACCTATTtataaattcaacaacatcAGAGTTTTCTAGATTAATATGAATTTTTGTGGATAAAGTACTGTTAACACAGACGGAATctaagtaaaaaaatattaaatttcaaattattatttttaaaaatatatatttttaaaaaataaaataaatatctctGAAGAATTGATCTGACATGCCAATAAATACAATAATAACTGGATTATTCTTTGTTTCTTTATAAATATCAGaagcaaaaaaataaattgctaCTTTTTTCCACACTGCATTATTTATCTCTTCTTGCAGTATTTAGAAAGTTCACAAGAAATAAAATCTAGAAATTAAAATTGACAAATTATTAGAAAAAGTTCATAAAGTTTatcttgtattttttattttgatattcttTTTCTGATCGATTTTGTTGTCCATTTGCAACTTTTGAATGTGATTAATTGACACGAGCGGTCAACTTTAGACTTTACGGCAGATTTGAATTGGACTTAAATTTTACTGTCGACGTCCGATAGAGACCCACAATAATTTTTCGAAAAGAGAATTTCaagacgcacgactttcaaaagtatgACAAGGGTCACAGGTGACATAGTGTAACTAACTTTGGACTTTACGACAGACTTGGATCGAGCCTAACTTTTACTGCCGATGTCCGATAGAGATCCACGATAACTTTTCGAAAAGAGAATTTCGAGActcacgactttcaaaagtgtaacGAGGGCCATAAGCCTGATCACAAAATTCGATATgaaaattccatcgtttaggggtcaattttgcattttaattattttttttgatattttgggtattttcataattttgcatattaggattttgtttatattataaatagactcccttaactattagaaactcacttttcaatttttgagaaatttaaataagacttttcgtcttctaacctatcttttctcttatttcgtcttagtcAAACGATATTgtttaaaactcctgacggagtctaaatagtcatttatcagattggtatcagagcaaagttcgaccatggcagataaccaagaggcgcgacttgctgcgattgaggcatctttggcagaattgagggatatgatcggacagctgaccctgcagcagggaatccaccaacccgctATCGCCGCACACCCTCAACTAGTTGCCAATCCTGTGGCCTTCAATCCTGTGGTCGTCAATCTTGTGCCTGCAAATCCCCAACAGAATTATCGGGAAGGTTACAAGATCAAGATAGACTTTCAAAACTTTTATGGTTCATTGGATGtggaatctgttcttgattgCCTGGCAGAGGTTGAACGTTTTTTCAAagttatgaacgtggaagaggatCGCAAGGTTCCGATTATGGCCTATAAGTTAAAAGGGGGTGCAACAGCCTGGTGGAATTCGATTCAAAAAGAACGCTATCGAAGGAGGCTAGAACCCATATGAAactgggtgttgatgaagcagatgattgaaCAATGGTTCTTGCCTAACGATCACgctcaggttttgtataaccAGTATAATGACTGTGTATAGGGAAAccgaagggtggatgaatataccgaGGAGTTTTTTAGGTTGCAGGCGAtgtgtgaaaactgtgagaatgaagcccagcaggttgctcattattAGAGGGGCCTGAATCACGATATTCGtttatgatgggagtagctgcgattttcaTCTTGGCAGACGCTATTGAGATAGcaaaaagggcagaagagcgtgttgattggcagccacgACAGCAGTACAACTGGAATTTCAATTACAGAAATTTTGGTTCGACAGGGATGCAGTAGTATAGAGACAATTACAACGAGCagccttctaaggttgtaaattctgACAATCCTCAGAATATTATGGAAGAAAGGAGAAATAGTAAAGGCAGTCATCACTATAGCAGATAAAGGACGCAGCACCAATCCTTTTCAGAAGCCAACGGGAGACATATATTACCGCTGCAGGCAATTTGGTCATCGATCAAATAATTGTCCAGAACGTAGAGGAGTTGACACTGATAGCCGACAGGTTAATGTAGTTGAGCAGGTGGCTGAAACTGACgaggaagtggatgacgatgacagatctattgctggttctgaagatggagaggtcacctatgtggtgaagaaaatcttatgctcaacaaaacaagaggatgagacgcaaaggaggaagatttttcaggcaaagtatcgagtaggagaggcaatttgcaggctaattatagatagctgcagttgtgagaatctgatagatACGCAATTGGtgagaaattgcagttgcctacacagccgcACCCTTtgccatacaaagtcggatggattaaagAAAGTTcaacaattgaggtcaacagaatctgtaGCGTGTCTATCTCGATTGGTAAATCTCatactgaacctgttaattgtgatgttgtggatatagATTGCTTTGGAATTTTGttaggtcgcccttggcagttcaatgttgatgctttgcataacgGCTAAAATTAACAAAAGGACTAACTAAtggactttttaa
The genomic region above belongs to Manihot esculenta cultivar AM560-2 chromosome 3, M.esculenta_v8, whole genome shotgun sequence and contains:
- the LOC110612021 gene encoding receptor-like protein kinase 5; translation: MSKLSSPFLNLFLPLLLMSIPYLVNSQSVESEQDILLKLRQQLNNPPSLRSWNSSFSFCNWTGISCTDGKVTALLLGNIDITVTIPATICDLRNLTVLDLSYNYIPGGFPGVLFNCSKLQSLDLSQNNFVGSIPDDIDRRLSTLKYLNLGGNNFSGDIPPAVGNLTELQYLYLNSNLFNGTFPKEIGNLANLVELGLAYNGFLPSTIPAEFGKLRKLTFMWIRDANLIGHIPDSFANLSSLEHLDLAVNNLEGSIPGGFFTLKNLTYLYLFRNEFSGEISQKVEALNLVEIDLAMNNLTGSIPEDFGKLKNLKLLSLFSNQLSGEIPPSIGLISTLTTFKIFNNKLSGVLPPELGLHSKLEQFDVSTNHFSGQLPENLCAGGVLIGVVAFSNNLTGKVPQSLGSCDTLSTVQLYDNNFSGEIPSGIWTAVNMTYLLLSDNSFSGQLPSLLAWNLSRLELNNNFFSGPIPAGISRWVNLIVFEASNNMFSGEIPVEVTSLSRLTTLLLDGNQLSGQLPTKIISWKSLSTLNLSRNALSGQIPVVMGSLPDLLDLDLSQNHFSGKIPSELGQLKLVMLNLSSNQLSGQIPDQFDNLAYENSFLNNSNLCAINPVLNLPNCYIRPRSSNKISSKVLAMILVLAMTIAIATAILTLLVIRDYLRKKKKRELLTWKQTSFHKVDFTQANILSSLTENNLIGSGGSGKVYRITMNHVGESVAVKKIWNNRKFDEKMEKEFVAEVQILGTIRHSNIVKLLCCISSEESKLLVYEYMENQSLDKWLHGKKRRSSSGTNSVQQVVLNWPRRMQIAIGAAQGLCYMHHDCSPPIIHRDIKSSNILLDSEFEAKIADFGLAKILAKQGEAHTISAVAGSFGYIAPEYAYTTKVNEKIDVYSFGVILLELVTGKEAHIGDENTSLAEWAWRQNAEGKPIIDCLDEEIKKSSYLEEMTSVFKLGLICTSTVPSTRPSMKDVLLILRRCSMRNSEEKLGNEFDVAPLLGNPTYLSSYKRSKRVSDFEFDSSLDYSV